A genome region from Strigops habroptila isolate Jane chromosome 12, bStrHab1.2.pri, whole genome shotgun sequence includes the following:
- the RNF19B gene encoding E3 ubiquitin-protein ligase RNF19B has translation MGSERDSESPRSSSIHSAAAKCPKPGRRRRLSFQSVFSAAAASAAGGRRRAKAEPPPAAPPPPPAAPPVPPPPPPPPPPPPPPAEEAPVVPEGGGEEELECPLCLVRQPAENAPRLLSCPHRSCGACLRQYLRIEITESRVNICCPECSERLNPADIRRLLRDSPHLVAKYEEFMLRRCLAADPDCRWCPAPDCGYAVIAYGCASCPKLTCERDGCHTEFCYHCKQIWHPNQTCDMARQQRAQALRVRTKHTSGLSYGQESGPADDIKPCPRCSAYIIKMNDGSCNHMTCAVCGCEFCWLCMKEISDLHYLSPSGCTFWGKKPWSRKKKILWQLGTLIGAPVGISLIAGIAIPAMVIGIPVYVGRKIHSRYEGKKTSKHKRNLAITGGVTLSVIASPVIAAVSVGIGVPIMLAYVYGVVPISLCRGGGCGVSTANGKGVKIEFDEDDGPITVADAWRALKNPSIGESSIEGLTSVLSTSGSPTDGLSVMQGNYSETASFAALSGGTLSGGVLSGGKGKYSRLEVQADVQKEIFPKDSVSLGAISDNASTRAMAGSIISSYNPQDRECNNMEIQVDIEAKPSHYQLASSSSTEDSLHVHTQMAENEEEEEDGEQEQTCKHQSCEQKDCIASKTWDITLAQPESIRSDLESSDSQSDDVPDLTSDECESPQPQPAATCPQSPSAPLSHCAQAEGCRLDDMVKLECIEARV, from the exons ATGGGCTCCGAGCGGGACTCCGAGTCGCCGCGCTCCTCGTCCATCCACTCGGCCGCCGCCAAGTGCCCGAagcccggccgccgccgccgcctctcCTTCCAGAGCGTCTtctccgccgccgccgcctccgccgcgggcggccgccgccgcgctaAGGCCgagccgcctcccgccgccccgccgccgcctcccgccgccccgccggtcccgccgcctcctccgccgccgccgccgccacctcCGCCGCCCGCCGAGGAAGCGCCGGTGGTCCCAGAGGGCGGCGGCGAGGAGGAGCTGGAGTGCCCGCTGTGCCTGGTGCGGCAGCCGGCGGAGAACGCCCCGCGCCTGCTGTCGTGCCCGCACCGGTCGTGCGGGGCCTGCCTGCGGCAGTACCTGCGCATCGAGATCACCGAGTCCCGCGTCAACATCTGCTGCCCCGAGTGCAGCGAGCGACTCAACCCCGCCGACATCCGCCGCCTCCTCCGCGACTCGCCGCACCTCGTCGCCAAGTACGAGGAGTTTATGCTGCGCCGCTGCCTCGCCGCCGACCCCGACTGCCGCTGGTGCCCGGCCCCCGACTGCGG GTACGCGGTCATTGCCTACGGCTGTGCCAGCTGCCCCAAGCTGACCTGCGAGAGGGACGGCTGCCACACGGAGTTCTGCTACCACTGCAAGCAGATCTGGCATCCCAACCAGACCTGCGACATGGCCCGCCAGCAGCGGGCACAGGCGCTGCGGGTGCGCACCAAGCACACGTCAGGCCTCAGCTACGGGCAGGAGTCCGGCCCAG cTGATGACATCAAGCCGTGCCCGCGCTGCAGCGCCTACATCATCAAGATGAACGATGGGAGCTGCAACCACATGACGTGTGCTGTGTGCGGCTGCGAGTTCTGCTGGCTCTGCATGAAGGAGATCTCGGACCTGCATTACCTCAG CCCCTCTGGCTGTACATTCTGGGGCAAAAAGCCATGGAGTCGTAAAAAGAAGATTCTCTGGCAGCTGGGCACGTTGATCGGAGCTCCTGTGGGCATCTCCCTCATCGCTGGCATTGCCATTCCTGCTATGGTCATTGGCATCCCTGTGTACGTTGGGAGGAAG ATCCACAGCAGGtatgagggaaagaaaacctcTAAGCACAAGAGGAACTTGGCCATTACTGGTGGGGTCACCTTGTCTGTCATTGCCTCTCCAGTCATCGCTGCTGTCAGTGTTG GTATTGGAGTCCCCATCATGCTGGCTTACGTGTACGGTGTGGTGCCCATCTCCCTGTGCCGGGGCGGTGGCTGTGGGGTCAGCACTGCCAACGGCAAGGGGGTGAAAATCGAGTTTGATGAAGATGATGGACCCATCACAG TGGCTGATGCCTGGCGAGCCCTGAAGAACCCCAGCATTGGGGAGAGCAGCATCGAGGGGCTGACCAGCGTGTTGAGCACCAGCGGCAGCCCCACCGATGGGCTCAGCGTGATGCAGGGCAACTACAGCGAGACGGCCAGCTTCGCCGCGCTCTCGGGGGGCACCCTCAGCGGGGGGGTGCTCTCAGGAGGCAAGGGCAAGTACAGCAG GCTGGAAGTTCAGGCAGATGTCCAGAAGGAGATTTTCCCCAAAGACTCTGTCAGCCTGGGGGCTATCAGCGACAATGCCAGCACTCGAGCCATGGCTGGTTCCATCATCAGCTCCTACAACCCCCAGGACAG GGAGTGCAATAACATGGAGATCCAGGTGGACATCGAAGCCAAACCAAGTCACTACCagctggccagcagcagcagcacagaggactCTCTGCACGTCCACACCCAAATGGCAGAgaatgaggaagaggaggaggacggggagcaggagcagacGTGCAAACACCAAAGCTGTGAGCAAAAGGACTGCATTGCCAGCAAAACCTGGGACATCACCCTGGCCCAGCCCGAGAGCATCCGGAGCGACCTGGAGAGCTCCGACAGCCAGTCGGACGATGTGCCGGACCTTACCTCGGATGAGTGCGagtccccccagccccagcctgcagcaacCTGCCCCCAGAGCCCAAGTGCCCCCCTGAGCCACTGTGCCCAAGCCGAGGGCTGCAGGCTGGATGACATGGTCAAGCTGGAGTGCATCGAAGCCCGGGTGTGA